The genomic interval CTCATTAAATCTAAGGTACCACTGCTTGGGTGATTGCTTCAGCCCATACAATGACTTCTTTAGCAGACACACACAATCAACAGACTCTGGATTAATATACCCTTCATGATGTGTCATCAGGATATCCTCATGTAGTCTTACATGCAGAAAGGTTGTCTTGACATCAAGTTGATCAAGCTTAATGTCTTTTACATCTGTTAAAGTTAGTAATACTCTAATTGATGCATGCCTGATTACTGGTGGGAAAACCTCCTTGAAAAATCCACTCCAGCCCTCTGAGTATACCCCTTAGCTACTAACCTCGCTTTGAATCTTTTAGGTTCAGTAGTTGTTAATCCATCTTTGACTCTGTAAATCCATTTACATCTTATTGTTCTGCTGTTTGCAGGCCTTTTAACAAGCTCCCATGTATTGTTTTTCTTCAGTGAGGAGATTTCTTTATCCATAGCCATTTGCCATTCATCTTTGTATAGACCTTGGATAGCCTCCTTGTAGTTCTTGGgtttatcatcatcaatttgATGAGATGCTGTTAGTGCATATGCTATCAGATCTGCATATCCATATTTGAGtggtgcttttatttttcttttttctttgtctcTTGTCAGTTGGTATTCATGATACTGAGCTTCAATCTGCCTTACTCAATCATTTTCATGGTCATCAAATCCTTGATTAATGTCATTTTCATCTCCTAAAGCTTCTTTGTTGTAAGGCTCCACCTCAAACTGAACTTTGGTCTTATCCTTATCCTTTAGTGCATCTGTATTTGTAGGTTTCTTCACATCCAGTacaacttttttattaaatactaCATCCCTACTGATTATGTACCTAGGAGGATTAAGGTCTGTACACCACAGTTTGAACGCCTTAACACCTTCAGGAtaccaaattaattttcctttgACAGCTCTTGGAGCCAACTTCCCTTGGCTTACATGTGCATATGCTGGACATCCAAATACTTTGAGGCTGTCATAATTTACTGGTTTCCCATGCCATTTTTTAAATGGGGTTTTGAAATCAAGTGGTACAGAAGGACTCAGATTTACTAGGTAGCTTGTTGTTAACAGAATCTCAGCCCACAACCCTTTTGGAAATTGTGACTGAATTAGCATGCTCTTTACTTTGTCCATCAGGGTTCTGTTCATTTTTTCGGCTaaaccattttgttgaggtgtCAACCTCACAGTTCTATGCCTTGCAATGCCATGATCTGCACAATAGCTATCAAACTCATGATTGCAAAACTCAAGGCCATTGTCAGCCCTGAGTTTCTTTACCTTCAGTCCAGTTTGATTTTCAATTAGGGATTTCCACTCTCTGAACTTTCCAAATACTTGATCCTTATGCTTTAAGACATAAACCCATACTCTCCTtgaataataatcaattagaGACAAAAAAATAGGTGTTACCACCTAGTGACATTTTCTGTGTAGGTCCCCATAGGTTTGAGTGTATGCATTCAAGGATGCATTTGGTTGAATGAACTGATTTGTTAAAGTTATTTCTAGTTGCTTTGCCTAATACACAGTCTTCACAAAAATCCAATTCTGAGATTTGACTAGTGCCCAGAACCCcttgcttttgaaattctttCAGTTCTTTTAAACTCATATGTCCTAATCTAAGGTGCCACAACAAAGTATTATCATTACTTGAGCTAATTGACACTCCTGACAAACCAGTTATGGCCTCACCATCCAAGACATATACCCTATTTCATTTGTAACCTATCATAACAACCCCATCACCATTTGAAATCCTCAGCTCACTAGATTCAAGCTAAATGCTAAGCCCCATCTGGTCAAGCATACCTAAATatattaagtttcttttgagttCAGGAACATATCTAACTTCCCTTAATTCCCTTATTGTACCATCATGCAACTTTAGGTTTACATTTCTTATCCCAACAATTTTACAAACAACATTGTTACCCGTCATTACCCTTCTTCCATCAGTCTCATGATAGTTTAATAcgtaatttttaaaaggacACATATGAAATGTACAACCTGAGTCTAGAATCAAGGTACCTTTTTGCACATGCTCTATAGCCACACATACTCTTGCTGACTCATACCTCTCTTCCACAGCAGTAGTTGCATCTCCATTTTGCTccattttcttattctttatttttgggCAATCTTTCTTGAAATGCCCTTCTTTCTAACACTGAAAGCACTTTTTGCTTTTagtcttttatttgttattcccttgcttttttttctttccatcATTCTTATCAGTTTTTGCTTTAACAGCCAACACTTCTCCATAGTTCATATTCCCTGACTTTTCTTGCAGCCCTCTAGTATTTAGAGTAGCCTTAACTTCATTCAATGACAAAGTTTGTCTCCCATACATGAGTGCATCAACAAAGTTTGAATATGATGATGGAAGAGAACTCATTAGAAGCAATGCTTTACCTTCATCATCTAAACCTTCATCAATGATTTCCAGTGTATCACTGACTTTGTTCAATTCATCTATGTGGTTTTCAAGAGATGATCCCTCAGCCATTTTTAGCgtaaacatcattttcttgatGTAAAGCCTATTGGTTAGAGATTTAGTCATATACACCCTTTTAAGCTTTGCCCACAGATCAGcaattgttttttctttgGCAACTTCCCTGATCATAGAGTCCCCAAGACTCAAGATTATGGTACTCCTTCATTTCTTGTCAATTTCAACAACTTGCTGTATCGttagtgatgatgatgatgatgaggcTTCTATTCCTTCTTTCTTGGTGATTGGTTCCAAAGCATCACCCAGCCGCTGAGTGATCAGTAATGCCTCCATCTTGACCTTCTACATGTTGAAGTCATTCTTCCCTGTGAACTTTTCCAGATCGATCTTTGAACCAGCCATACTTGTGTCTAGTTTGTAGTCCAGGCTCTGATATCAATTGTAGTGTTTTGGAGTGACAGATTAGTTAGTGATCAACTCAAAACACTTGTCAAGATCGCAAATCAAACAACCAAGATGCAAAAAGAATCAATCCAGAACTAATCACAAAGGAACTAGAACTATAAGAACTTAAAGAACCTAGAAGCaagacaaaagaaattaacgtggttcagctaGCTTCCACTAGCTTACATCCACGGGAAAAATAGGACCAAGTTTATTGATTTATCAAAGACGATTACAGAGAACCTCAAGAGCTAATAACAGAGCTTTTCAAGAAGCTTTCTCCTAAAACTTCTAAACCCACATTAGCTCTCATACACGCCTTTCTGTTGCAACCAGAACCAGCTGTTTATAACAACTTCTTTAACGAACTAGGATGAACCTAAAAACTCACGTGATTGGCATGCGCTATAATAGATTCATAACGATCTTGAAGCAGCTTATTCAAGCACGTGATTCTCTCGTGCTTTACTTAAACCAAAACGACATTCGGATTAGTCGTTCCAGAGACAAGAGAATGCTACTCTTCAAAACGCAATACCAGCTGGTCGTTTCAAACATCCTGATTTGCTTCACAACAcaacatatagaaaaataaatacggCTTGTCGTGGGTCCAATTAGAATTGAACTATTCCATCATAAAACTAAGGGGTTGTTTGTTTTAATGTCTGATATCCTAATTTAGTTTAAgatgttttgatattttatcttgttttttttttatctgaagttttataataagacatttttatctgaatgaaaaaaaataaaatttccttaCTTTTATCTAAATGATAAAATGTTTAAAcggaaaatcaattttttctctcaaaaatACCCTCattaaatgtatttatttcCTACTTAACTATTAGATGTCGTAttagaatttcttttaatctCCATTTTTACTTGGTATTAAATACTTAACAtacatttaatttgatttctaaataaattcttttattattagataacAACTTTTTTAtgcataaattttatgttgaattgtaaagaataatgttttcaaaattatttttcatcaattatatATCAAATGCTTACCTTATAAATACTTATGTAAACTATTGTACTAGATAACattgtaaatatatatctatTTAAACTTCAGGCATATATAAAACTTTCAACGTCATAAGtgttaaaatgttaaatttaagATGTTTTGAGTTTAACAAACAACTTACTACCTATAATCAAAcgtcaaatttttttagaaaaagcAATACTATCTAACTTAGATTATTCTAGTAAATTGATTGCGCCATAAAATCTATCCTCTCATGATCTCCTAAGGGGATATTTTTTACTCGAgttatataaagaaaattccgtaaacaaacaaaaacaatttatgCCAGCAAATTGCATGTAAAGCCTACGTGTGATCATGAATCACAAGCATCGAACACCTAACCCTCACCAAGCCATCTTACACGTTTAAGCCATGCATGCCCAaattttactataaaaatacccTATCACCACACCAATTCTCACCATCAAtcagcaaaaagaaaataaaaaaccctAATAGTAAGCAATGGCAAAGCTCGCTCTCCTTCTAGCTACCTTTACACTCCTCTTCCTCATTGCCAGCGCCTCCATTTATCGCACCACCGTCGAAGTCGACGAAGAAAACCCTCGGGGACAGAGCTGCCAGGAGCAGttccagcagcagcagcagcttaGGCACTGCCAAATGTTCTTGAGGCAGCAGAGCCAGGGGGGAGCATGGGACAACCAGCAGCAACACCTTCGTGAATGCTGCAGGCAGTTGCAGCAATTGGAAACCAGATGCCGCTGCCCGGGACTTGAGCAAGCCGTGAGACGCCAGCAGCAACAGGGACCGTTCGGCGAACAGCAGGAAATGTTTGAAACGGCAAGTGAAATCCCTCGCATGTGCCAAATGCAGCCCTTGAGGGGTTGTGACTTCCGCTCACTTTACACGTCCTTTTGAAGTAGATTAATTATAAGGTGATCGTGTGATGGCCGGCGCTTAGAGATGATGAAGAGGTGTATAGAGTCTTATGTGTAGATAGCAATAAAGCTGATCACTTGTGCTCTAGCATTTTGGCTGGAGATTTGCGTGATTAGCTGGCCAGTATCTAATAACAAGATTTGGTGAGTGAATGTATGTAATAATCTAAGCATCTTTAATAAAAGTTTCTAGTTTTCTAATTACATGTCTTCAAGCTTGCTTCTGGTTAATTTTGGTGTACTTACATTTCCTTCATggttaaaatatcattatcaaCTTGTGTGCGTTTCGTGAGCAATAGATgcaagttttttaaagaaaaaaaataaggaactTTAAGATTGAGtgtattttcttgttttgactAGAACGTCCATGCATTTTTTTGCTTGTACTGCAGTAATTCTccattaaacttaaaaaaaaaaaatctactttgATGCACATGGAAAGAATTCAGTACACCATTTTTGTTAGGTTGATTCTCGATACACATTACTGACGGAACAAGATTTTAGTTTTGGGGTTATAATGCAAAAATTATGAGCTTCCACATTATAACTTCACCCCattataaaaatgtattttcttaaaaaaaattcatataattttttaaactcaaatgttactaaaaaatttatattattttttaaaatttagaataaaagaaaattttaaataaatattttattaatttttttatatatattcttttgttaTCTACAGTagaatttcattaaattaataaaattaatactcgatgaattaataattttaattaaatattaatttttatgtcgttagattaataaaattagtgcTCGATGAGTTGAtgacttttattaaatattaatttttgtctatCCCAATTTAAAGTCAAtgtgataatttaaaattttgataattcattagataataatattggaaaataattaatacgtaagttaataattaattaatttaaaactaaatatatatgatatgtttatgattttctttctttatacattttagATGTGAAGTCATTGTTTTATTCTATGTTTTATgttaagagaaataaaaagaaatttacttaatatattatcttaaaAAGTTTTCTCTATCGGGTACCATGTGATCGTGATCTACCTATTCACTCCAACCAAAAGATTATCAGTAGTGCTAAAcatcccaaattttttatcccaaaaagttatctcaaatgatgtgtcattaattgagtagttgataattctttacaagatccaaatgaattaattgtattatctcaCCAACCAATTGATAAGTGACTGATTCttaaatcaaaaatcaaatcataatCTTATCACATAGCTTCTTGACAGACTCATTACATTCTCTAATTATActagatatatattttagaaaaatttctattatgaattaataaattaataactatcaatttattaatattcattaaattaatagacTTTTCATGATCTTTATTGGAACTTTACTGTAGATATCCGAAATTTTACTGTAGATCTCCAAAACACGTACTTCTTGTgtcataaatttaaacaatCAAGGAGAATTTTATTAGTGAATTAATCAAGattgttctttatttaaaactattgaaactaaattgaaagtaggaaaaactaattaatggAGAGGAATTTGCAGTTAACAAGGACATGAAAGTTTAAAAttgagataatgcttatagcAAAAATTCAACACAAACCCTGTCAGACTCTATGGTTGCTGTATTGAATAAGgcgaaaatattttgatatatgaGTATATGCCTAACAAAAGCTTGGACATTTTCCTCTTTCgtgtgtttgtgtttttttttttttccatcatttcagaaaaaaacattttcctttttccttggCATATATGAGTATATGCCTAACAAAATCTTgggcattttcctttttcgtgtgtttgtgtttctttttccatcatttcagaaaataaaaaaaacattttcactACCTTTTACCAGTAGcctttcttttaacttttaccACTTCAGATTAAAGATATTCCTCAAggtttaatattataacaGATCCTGCCAGAAATGGCCTCTCAAATTGAGGACTACGTGTTAGAATCATTAAAGGAATTGTCCAAGGACTTCTATGTCTTTACTAGTATTTTAGATTAAGAATTATTCACAGAGATCTCAAAGAAGTAATAATGTCTTTGATAAAGACATGAACCTCAAAACATTAGATTTTGGCATGGAAAGAATGTTTGCTGGTGATGAATTGCAGtcaaatacaaaacaaatagTTGGAACTTAGTAAGTATATTTGAATTGCACAGGTTATTTAAATCCTCATGCAAATCTCACTTGGTTGCTCTTGATCATAAATTCTTGCAAGATGGTTAACTATGTGgtgaaacaataaattttggtgGTTATATGTCATACTCCTAAATGAACTAGAAATAACACTAGATGAACTAAGTCTAGTAATACTCCTAAATGAACTAAGTTTACTTTTAATC from Citrus sinensis cultivar Valencia sweet orange chromosome 9, DVS_A1.0, whole genome shotgun sequence carries:
- the LOC102627650 gene encoding 2S seed storage albumin protein — its product is MAKLALLLATFTLLFLIASASIYRTTVEVDEENPRGQSCQEQFQQQQQLRHCQMFLRQQSQGGAWDNQQQHLRECCRQLQQLETRCRCPGLEQAVRRQQQQGPFGEQQEMFETASEIPRMCQMQPLRGCDFRSLYTSF